The following proteins are encoded in a genomic region of Planctomycetaceae bacterium:
- a CDS encoding response regulator, with protein sequence MLTIIVVDDALTDRTLISGMLSRAFDCEIQTAENGRVAMEMITEHRPDLVLTDIHMPEMNGMELLNAIRDEFPMVPVVLMTAQGSEEMAATAMRAGATSYVPKRRLAQDLISTVLRILHGSSEGFIPPQLMHHLETAEMSFTLHNDPNLIPSVVSFLQRMLRCLPLGNETERLRVGLAVEAALLNALYHGNLEIGGGNGRVDDERRAELLRERCYQEPYRDRRIHLTAKINRDRAEFVIRDGGNGFDTSRIDPDITVIGADPTSGRGLALMQTIMDSMTFNEKGNQVTLVRNRYVEPAENAHHAPAR encoded by the coding sequence ATGCTGACGATTATCGTCGTCGACGACGCACTGACCGACCGTACACTGATCAGCGGCATGCTGTCCAGGGCATTCGACTGCGAAATTCAAACGGCCGAGAACGGCCGGGTCGCCATGGAGATGATCACGGAGCACCGGCCGGATCTGGTGCTGACGGACATCCACATGCCGGAAATGAACGGCATGGAACTTCTGAACGCCATTCGCGATGAATTTCCGATGGTTCCCGTCGTGCTGATGACGGCTCAGGGCAGCGAGGAAATGGCGGCCACGGCCATGCGAGCCGGTGCCACCAGCTACGTTCCGAAGCGTCGGCTGGCTCAGGATCTGATCAGTACCGTGCTGCGAATTCTGCATGGATCCAGCGAAGGATTCATCCCGCCGCAACTGATGCATCATCTGGAAACGGCGGAAATGTCATTCACGCTGCACAATGACCCCAACCTGATTCCATCCGTGGTCTCGTTCCTTCAGCGCATGCTTCGATGCCTGCCGCTGGGTAATGAAACCGAACGTCTGCGCGTCGGGCTGGCGGTCGAAGCAGCGCTGCTGAACGCGCTGTATCACGGCAATCTGGAGATCGGCGGCGGGAATGGTCGCGTCGACGACGAACGCCGCGCGGAACTGCTGCGGGAACGCTGCTATCAGGAACCCTACCGCGATCGACGAATTCACCTGACCGCGAAAATCAACCGCGATCGGGCCGAGTTCGTTATTCGGGACGGCGGCAACGGCTTCGATACCTCACGCATCGATCCCGACATCACCGTCATCGGAGCGGATCCGACTTCGGGACGCGGTCTGGCTCTGATGCAGACCATCATGGACAGCATGACCTTCAATGAAAAAGGCAACCAGGTCACGCTGGTCCGCAATCGTTACGTTGAACCGGCCGAGAACGCCCATCACGCGCCCGCGCGCTGA
- a CDS encoding SLC13 family permease: MQLPDIVADTRLLAFQETAQTAEHAVPGWVTLLFGLLLVLMIAALALEEKLHAKKSIIVGTFAGLCLILATLLHLLHFGETILPGGDTTQLPVYIPSIDWGVITIILGASLFVEVTSRSGVFSWMAIMLTRKSGGDPWKLLIFYGLLTVLFSAVLNNVTAMIIIGSLTTVSLKKLGRPELMLGFLLTEGLLTNVGGLLTLISSVPNIIVGKEAGISFVKFFLVAAPYVAVATIATLGMARWRFGVRGLRTDEERDEARQLVSSFDPSESVPSSRFFAFSIAALAGFIAALAGQSALPFGLNELGMGFVALFFAGVVLLAYKHEVNKFYSAVDWDLLAFFAALFVVIHVMEHARVLAVIGDGIAYLLKWPRPLDSSVLLVSSAAASSVTDNIPLAAMLAQILGNMQPPTPSDSPYWWCVIFGANLGGNITPIGSASTVVAMTIINRQKLGLTFLDFVKTAVPFAAMQILLAVAYVLIAV; this comes from the coding sequence ATGCAATTGCCGGACATTGTCGCCGATACCCGACTGCTGGCATTTCAGGAAACCGCACAGACCGCTGAACATGCCGTGCCAGGCTGGGTGACTCTGCTGTTTGGGCTGCTGCTGGTGTTGATGATCGCCGCTCTGGCTCTGGAAGAAAAACTGCACGCGAAGAAGTCGATTATCGTCGGAACCTTCGCAGGGCTGTGTTTGATTCTGGCGACGCTGCTGCACCTGCTGCATTTCGGTGAAACGATTCTGCCCGGCGGCGATACGACGCAGCTTCCCGTGTATATCCCGTCGATCGACTGGGGCGTGATCACCATCATTCTGGGAGCCAGTCTGTTTGTCGAAGTCACCAGCCGTTCAGGCGTGTTTTCCTGGATGGCGATCATGCTCACGCGGAAATCCGGCGGCGATCCGTGGAAGCTGCTGATCTTCTACGGACTGCTGACGGTGCTGTTTTCCGCCGTGCTGAACAATGTCACGGCAATGATTATTATCGGGTCGCTGACGACGGTTTCGCTGAAGAAGCTGGGAAGGCCGGAACTGATGCTGGGGTTTCTGCTGACGGAAGGACTGCTGACGAATGTTGGCGGTCTGCTGACACTGATCAGCAGTGTTCCCAACATCATCGTCGGCAAGGAAGCCGGCATCAGCTTCGTGAAGTTTTTTCTGGTCGCTGCGCCGTACGTTGCCGTCGCAACGATTGCGACTCTGGGAATGGCCCGCTGGCGGTTCGGTGTTCGCGGACTGCGAACCGATGAAGAACGCGACGAGGCTCGCCAGCTTGTCAGCAGCTTTGATCCGTCCGAAAGCGTCCCCAGCTCGCGATTCTTCGCGTTTTCCATCGCGGCACTCGCGGGTTTCATCGCAGCTCTGGCTGGTCAGTCAGCGCTGCCGTTCGGATTGAACGAGCTGGGAATGGGTTTCGTCGCTCTGTTTTTCGCCGGGGTGGTGCTGCTGGCCTACAAGCACGAAGTGAACAAGTTCTATTCGGCCGTCGACTGGGACCTGCTGGCGTTTTTCGCGGCGCTGTTTGTCGTGATTCACGTCATGGAGCATGCTCGCGTGCTGGCCGTTATCGGCGACGGCATTGCCTATCTGCTGAAGTGGCCCAGACCTCTGGATTCGTCGGTGCTGCTGGTCAGTTCGGCGGCAGCCAGTTCGGTGACGGACAACATCCCGCTGGCCGCGATGCTGGCTCAGATTCTGGGAAACATGCAGCCGCCGACACCGTCCGATTCGCCCTATTGGTGGTGCGTGATTTTCGGAGCCAATCTGGGCGGCAACATCACACCGATCGGCAGTGCATCGACGGTTGTGGCGATGACGATTATCAACCGTCAGAAGCTGGGACTGACGTTTCTGGACTTCGTGAAAACCGCGGTTCCTTTCGCGGCGATGCAGATCCTGCTGGCGGTGGCTTATGTGCTGATCGCCGTGTGA
- a CDS encoding MFS transporter: MNDRPTTVRYRTMAWLTVAAALAYLCRNAVGTAESTIRDALGLTLRQSGWFMGSFFWTYALLQIPGGWFAQRLGTRISLTVFALAWSMATFGIAAAPAFWLLIVAQLVMGFAQAGIFPASCNSVGYWMPFSQRSLACGLLAAGMQVGAIAAAALTGRLIAPFGWRWVFAAFAAPGILWAMGFYIRFRDRPEQDPRVNDAERKLIASGQSESGRSDPASAETFEDHSTGHWTALLTRPVIWLLCGQQACRAAGYMFFASWFPTFLQETRGVSTAESGYQQGLVLTGTLVGSILGGMLTDWVWRRSGSVRLSRSGVGAAAIAACAGLILAAWFVKDVNLAVALLAAGALFAALAGPCAYAATIDIGGRHVPQVFGLMNMCGNLAAAACPVLVAWLFDWTANWDLVLLMFAGVYLTGAVCWLFVDPRQS; encoded by the coding sequence ATGAACGACCGGCCCACAACCGTCCGCTATCGAACGATGGCCTGGCTGACCGTCGCCGCGGCGCTGGCCTATCTGTGTCGAAATGCGGTTGGTACGGCGGAAAGCACGATTCGCGACGCTCTGGGACTGACGCTGCGGCAGTCCGGCTGGTTCATGGGATCATTTTTCTGGACCTACGCACTGCTGCAGATCCCCGGCGGCTGGTTTGCTCAGCGACTCGGCACACGGATTTCACTGACTGTGTTTGCGCTAGCCTGGTCGATGGCGACCTTTGGAATCGCGGCGGCTCCGGCGTTCTGGCTGCTGATTGTGGCACAGCTGGTAATGGGATTCGCGCAGGCAGGCATCTTTCCGGCGTCGTGCAATTCGGTCGGCTACTGGATGCCGTTTTCGCAGCGATCGCTGGCCTGCGGACTACTGGCGGCCGGAATGCAGGTCGGTGCGATCGCGGCCGCTGCGCTGACCGGACGACTGATCGCTCCGTTCGGCTGGCGATGGGTGTTCGCCGCATTCGCCGCACCGGGAATTCTGTGGGCCATGGGATTCTACATTCGATTTCGGGATCGGCCGGAACAGGATCCCCGGGTGAATGATGCGGAACGCAAGCTGATCGCGTCAGGCCAATCCGAATCCGGTCGTTCTGATCCGGCATCCGCCGAGACCTTCGAAGATCATTCAACCGGCCACTGGACGGCGCTGCTGACGCGTCCTGTGATCTGGCTGCTGTGCGGTCAGCAAGCGTGTCGCGCCGCGGGATATATGTTTTTTGCGAGCTGGTTTCCCACGTTTCTTCAGGAAACACGAGGCGTTTCGACCGCGGAATCCGGCTACCAGCAGGGACTGGTCCTGACGGGAACTCTGGTGGGCAGCATTCTTGGCGGAATGCTGACGGACTGGGTCTGGCGCCGCAGCGGAAGTGTGCGATTGAGCCGCAGCGGCGTCGGCGCGGCAGCCATCGCCGCATGCGCAGGTCTGATCCTTGCCGCCTGGTTTGTGAAGGACGTCAACCTTGCCGTTGCGCTGCTGGCGGCCGGAGCATTGTTCGCGGCGCTCGCCGGTCCGTGCGCGTATGCCGCGACGATTGACATCGGAGGCCGGCACGTGCCGCAGGTTTTCGGCCTGATGAACATGTGCGGAAACCTTGCGGCCGCGGCGTGTCCTGTGCTGGTGGCCTGGCTGTTCGACTGGACGGCGAACTGGGACCTGGTGCTGCTAATGTTCGCCGGTGTTTATTTGACGGGAGCTGTGTGCTGGCTGTTCGTCGATCCGCGCCAATCGTAA
- a CDS encoding dihydrodipicolinate synthase family protein: protein MTTSNLPHGVLPVLHTPLTDEGAIDVDTLRREIDWAFDTGADGIVVAMVSEILRLGCHGRMQLAEHVCSAVSGRGFTVISVGAESTAAAVEFARHAAALDASAVMAIPPVATRLGSAAAADYFAAIADSVSIPLIVQDASNYVGGGIDLSVYLDLLKRFGADRIFFKPEASPLGPNLSKLRDATNGEARIFEGSGGMNLVDCYRRGITGTIPGMDLLDAIVALWNALRAGDEERVYQLSLPVCAIVALQIQGGLDGFLAIEKYLMKKRGLFQNTLQVQPVGWELDEETRAEVDRLFERLQAVL from the coding sequence ATGACAACATCGAATCTGCCGCACGGAGTTTTGCCGGTGCTGCACACGCCGCTGACCGACGAAGGCGCGATTGATGTCGATACTCTGCGGCGTGAGATCGACTGGGCGTTCGACACAGGGGCCGACGGAATCGTGGTGGCGATGGTCAGCGAAATTCTTCGGCTGGGCTGTCACGGAAGAATGCAGCTTGCCGAACACGTCTGTTCGGCGGTCAGCGGTCGCGGCTTTACGGTGATCAGCGTCGGCGCGGAAAGTACCGCTGCGGCGGTTGAGTTCGCTCGCCACGCCGCCGCGCTGGACGCCAGCGCGGTGATGGCGATTCCTCCGGTCGCCACCAGACTCGGCAGCGCCGCCGCGGCAGACTACTTCGCTGCCATTGCCGACAGCGTGTCCATTCCGCTGATCGTGCAGGACGCGTCGAATTACGTCGGAGGCGGTATCGATTTGAGCGTCTACCTGGATCTGCTGAAACGATTCGGCGCCGATCGGATTTTCTTCAAGCCGGAAGCCAGTCCTCTGGGACCAAACCTTTCGAAGCTGCGCGACGCGACAAACGGCGAAGCTCGCATCTTCGAAGGTTCCGGCGGCATGAATCTGGTCGACTGCTACCGTCGCGGAATCACCGGCACGATTCCCGGAATGGATCTGCTGGACGCGATTGTCGCTCTGTGGAACGCTTTGCGGGCCGGCGATGAGGAACGAGTCTATCAGCTTTCGCTGCCGGTCTGTGCAATCGTCGCGCTGCAGATTCAGGGTGGCCTGGACGGTTTTCTGGCGATCGAAAAATACCTGATGAAGAAACGCGGGCTGTTTCAAAATACGCTGCAGGTGCAGCCGGTTGGCTGGGAACTTGACGAAGAAACCCGGGCCGAAGTCGATCGGCTGTTCGAACGACTGCAGGCGGTGCTTTGA
- a CDS encoding alkaline ceramidase has protein sequence MTAAKPPVFQHASFRGRIGVARADITPPVGIYARNWGAARHDVAESIHRPLTLTALALSSADGGQPLVFVDADLGWWKTPATFQRFHTRLLSGLKLPPENLIFALSHTHSGPPLMDADDSLPGSDLLRGWMERLFDSTVDTVRQATESMCDATLDWHLGRCGLATVRDLPDPVATSDRIVCGYNPDAVADDKLLVGRITDTTGKQMATLVNYACHPTTLAWDNTAISPDYVGAMRETIQQATDAPALFLLGACGELAPRYQYVGDTGVADAHGRQLGYAALATLNDMEPAGTRLAFRETVESGAPLAVWKHESRELSGQLRAIRSTAELPLKDWPSAEELEEQRSQCSDRALEERLRRKRDIRRGIGDGTTYSLAIHAWRIGDAVLVGSCCEPYSILQRELRRKYSDHTVLCMNLINGSIGYLPPAELYDTEVYPVWQTPFDRGSLELTQAAMTDAVSSVLG, from the coding sequence ATGACAGCGGCAAAGCCACCCGTTTTTCAGCACGCTTCCTTTCGCGGCCGGATCGGTGTTGCTCGCGCGGACATCACTCCGCCGGTCGGCATCTACGCGCGGAACTGGGGAGCCGCGCGGCATGATGTTGCGGAATCCATCCATCGGCCACTGACTCTGACGGCGCTGGCACTTTCTTCGGCGGACGGCGGGCAGCCTTTGGTCTTCGTCGACGCCGATCTCGGCTGGTGGAAGACGCCGGCCACTTTTCAGCGGTTTCACACGCGACTGCTGAGCGGTCTGAAGTTGCCGCCGGAAAATCTCATCTTTGCGCTGAGCCATACTCACAGCGGGCCACCGCTGATGGATGCCGACGATTCGCTGCCGGGAAGTGATCTGCTTCGCGGCTGGATGGAGCGTCTGTTCGATTCCACGGTCGACACCGTTCGACAGGCGACGGAGTCGATGTGCGACGCGACGCTCGACTGGCACCTGGGGCGCTGTGGCCTGGCGACGGTTCGTGATCTGCCCGATCCCGTGGCGACCAGCGATCGTATCGTGTGCGGCTACAATCCGGACGCTGTTGCCGACGACAAGCTGCTGGTCGGCCGAATTACCGACACAACGGGAAAGCAGATGGCGACGCTGGTGAATTATGCATGTCATCCGACAACGCTGGCGTGGGATAACACCGCGATTTCACCGGACTACGTGGGAGCGATGCGGGAGACGATTCAGCAGGCCACCGACGCTCCCGCGCTGTTCCTGCTTGGCGCCTGCGGCGAGCTGGCTCCGCGGTATCAGTACGTCGGCGATACCGGTGTCGCGGACGCTCACGGTCGCCAGCTTGGTTACGCGGCGCTGGCGACGCTGAATGACATGGAACCCGCGGGGACTCGCCTGGCGTTTCGCGAAACGGTGGAATCCGGAGCACCTCTGGCGGTGTGGAAACATGAATCCCGCGAACTGTCCGGGCAGCTTCGTGCGATTCGCAGCACGGCCGAACTGCCTCTAAAGGACTGGCCGTCGGCGGAAGAACTTGAAGAGCAGCGATCGCAGTGTTCCGACCGGGCATTGGAAGAACGTCTTCGGCGAAAACGGGATATTCGTCGAGGTATCGGAGACGGAACCACGTACAGCCTGGCTATTCACGCGTGGAGAATCGGCGACGCCGTGCTGGTGGGAAGCTGCTGCGAACCGTATTCGATTCTGCAGCGGGAACTTCGACGGAAGTATTCCGATCACACCGTCTTGTGCATGAATCTGATCAACGGCTCAATCGGATATTTGCCGCCGGCAGAACTCTACGACACGGAGGTTTATCCTGTGTGGCAGACCCCTTTCGATCGCGGCAGCCTGGAACTGACGCAGGCCGCCATGACCGATGCCGTCAGCAGCGTGCTGGGTTGA
- a CDS encoding enolase C-terminal domain-like protein — translation MKITAIETLVCHARMRNWVFVKVLTDQPGLFGWGEATLEWHTRGVVGAIQDLASLVVGEDPVRVEHLWQMMWRQHFWHGHGVVRSTAIAGIDLALWDIVGKIHGVPCHRLWGGPVRDFIRLYCHLGGGKLESFYETPVDNAKQFADLARQAVGDGFTAFKSMAVPPTMPVEGLAPVRAAEACVAAMREAVGDRIDIMVDCHARPSPAMGMKFARALDDYGLYFFEEPCWPENIESLAAINAAVTTPIATGERLTHLAAFRDLFAVRGCEICQLDLTHCGGFTEARRIAAVADAYRIALAPHNPQGPVSTAASLEFGFSQPSYIICESVHSDVPWRQDIVDEGFIVDPATRTVTPGTRPGLGISINEDEVRKHPFEQELPQRVFYRDGAAGDW, via the coding sequence ATGAAAATTACAGCCATCGAAACGCTCGTTTGCCATGCCCGGATGCGTAACTGGGTGTTTGTGAAGGTGCTGACCGATCAGCCGGGGCTGTTCGGTTGGGGCGAAGCGACGCTGGAATGGCATACTCGCGGTGTCGTGGGGGCCATTCAGGATCTGGCGTCGCTGGTGGTCGGTGAAGATCCGGTGCGGGTTGAACATCTGTGGCAGATGATGTGGCGGCAGCACTTCTGGCACGGTCACGGCGTTGTCCGGTCAACGGCGATCGCCGGCATCGACCTGGCACTTTGGGATATCGTCGGCAAGATTCACGGGGTCCCCTGTCACCGGCTGTGGGGCGGACCGGTTCGTGATTTCATTCGACTGTATTGCCATCTTGGCGGCGGCAAGCTGGAAAGCTTTTACGAAACACCGGTCGACAACGCGAAGCAGTTCGCGGACCTCGCCCGTCAGGCCGTTGGCGACGGGTTTACCGCATTCAAGTCAATGGCCGTTCCTCCGACCATGCCGGTGGAAGGACTGGCTCCCGTGCGCGCGGCGGAAGCGTGTGTCGCGGCGATGCGCGAAGCGGTCGGAGACAGGATCGACATCATGGTCGACTGTCACGCGCGTCCGTCACCGGCGATGGGAATGAAGTTCGCCAGGGCTCTGGACGACTACGGCCTGTACTTTTTCGAAGAACCCTGCTGGCCGGAAAACATCGAAAGTCTGGCAGCCATCAACGCGGCTGTCACGACGCCGATTGCCACGGGAGAACGGCTGACTCATCTGGCCGCGTTTCGTGACCTGTTCGCGGTTCGCGGCTGCGAAATCTGCCAGCTTGACCTGACTCACTGCGGCGGATTTACCGAAGCCCGCAGGATTGCCGCGGTCGCGGATGCCTATCGAATCGCGCTGGCTCCGCACAATCCACAGGGACCGGTCAGCACAGCTGCGTCGCTGGAGTTTGGGTTTTCTCAGCCGAGCTACATCATCTGCGAATCGGTACACAGCGATGTGCCGTGGCGGCAGGATATCGTTGATGAGGGATTTATTGTTGACCCGGCGACACGGACAGTGACTCCCGGCACGCGTCCGGGGCTGGGCATTTCGATCAACGAGGATGAAGTCCGGAAGCATCCGTTCGAACAGGAACTTCCGCAGCGGGTGTTCTATCGCGACGGCGCGGCGGGGGACTGGTGA